DNA sequence from the Armigeres subalbatus isolate Guangzhou_Male chromosome 1, GZ_Asu_2, whole genome shotgun sequence genome:
AAtattgaaaagtgagtaatgagaagtagtTAGTAGTGAATGGAAGTAGTAAGAATTTCATGAAGTGTacagcgagaagtaagaaatgagaccATTCTATCATCTCATAAGAAATAAGATGTGACAATTTAAAAGTGAAAGGTGAAATGTGAAAGCGAGAAGTGAATGGTGAGAAGTTTGGAGTAAGCAGTCAGAGTCagatgtgagaagtgcgaagtgagaaatgagaagtgagaaatgagaaataaggagtgagaaatgataatttagaagtaagaagtgagaagcaagaagtgaaaagtgttaAGTGAAAggtgaaaagtgaaaactgAGAATTAATAAGTGAGAAGCCAGTagtgaaataagaaatgagaagtgaaagtgAGAGTCTCTCTTCGTCCTTCTTTCATATTCCTgctactttcttccttttccatttccttcttccattttcttcctCATTCTGTTTCCCTAATCTTTCTTgcttcattttccttcttccttattccttcattCATCTTCCTTCCTTCATCTTCCTTTTTACAttatctttttttccttcttccttcttgctttttccttgcctctttccttcttttttccatcattttctttcttgcttctttcatCTTCTATATTTCTTCGTCTTcattctttctaccttcttctttctgccttctccttcttccttccttccatcttctttattttcttttgttttttattcTCCCGTTTTCCTTCTGTCTACTTTTGTCTTCCTtatcttccttcatccttattctttctcttcttcttttttccttctttttccttttctaTGTCACACCACTTACTTCCTTGCATCTAACAACCTCCcgattatcatttctcacttcttacctcTTGATTCTATTTTTCTCTCTACTCTCTccttcttctcacttctaactactCACTTGTTACTGcacacttcacactactcagtactcacttctgtttctcagtactcacttctgaCTACTCTGTACTCGCTCTGTCAATTCGGCATTTGGTCAATTGGCGTTCgcaccctttcagccaaatgggtttcgaccaaacggcatttgacCAAGTGACCCTAAACCGATTTCCACATAGCTCGTTCagctatttttgttttgtttttgtcgaCGACTTTgacattatggcacgtaacattGACAAATTGACTATCTACACACCGCTCATTAGACCCGTAGTTTTCTATTGACACCCGACCTAGACAATATTCGAGAAGGATCAGATATACCATTTTATCACCATTGCGGCGGGGTGTAGATAGAAGACGGTGCGTGCAGAaggcgaataaaccacgaaCTGCATCTGCTGTTGGGAGGGCCAGCATCGTTTATACCGCGAAAGTCGGAGCACTGTGGTGGGCcgtgcacgtagccagaatcTCGGACAACAACCCGGCGAAAATGGTTTTCAACAACAATTCTACGGGCACAAGAACGTGCAGGTACAGccttggaccgagctgaatgcgCTTACCTATTTTGTTGTACGAATAATTTGCAGGCACACTGTAATTCCTCACATTAATATTAAGccccaaacacaatgtcagcTACTCATTTGATTGCTATATCGCACTCATTTCTTTGATATGGAAAAGTAGTAAACGATCTtactcaaacaaaattgtaaaaccAGTTCTGCAAAAAAGAATATAATCATTAGCTGAATCTTGCAAAACACGAAACGCGAGGTGAACGCAATTTGTTCTCAATCACAACCCATTACGATCTTGAACTGTTTTTCACGCTTCAAATATTTCAGCATTAAAAAACGTAAATGTTTACGACAATtacatagggggaaagacggctttggcaggttttgttctattattgtcaggggggttttcccGAGCAAAGGCTGATAACAACATGATTTCAAATTGATAACACTTTGTGTTATcattgttatcattttgttattttgttatcaaattcaaaaatGACTGATAACTGACTAATAACAAAGTTAGTAATCACTGTAATTGACAAAAAAGAGAATGgtttaaattttgttatttatttgaaTAGGCTCGTATTCTAACCGGTACATataatataatgaaaaaaagttaactgcacatgtttttttttagtatttATTACTTACAAAGGAACAAGTGACTCATTAACAATATTGTCCCTAGTTTACTTGTGTGTTCGGTTTACACGACGAAACATAATTTGTTTTACAAGACTCATTTTGGACTTCTGTATTGACACAAATTCGAATGTTTTTGGTAACTTGCTTGAGATAACATTGGTTGGTTTCTTTATATGAATACATATTTACACTTATCTTAGCTGTTAAGAGTTTAAATCCAATTATGtagattttgttatttttatccgTCAAAACGTTTTCTAtgcgaaaaaagtttccatCAAGATTTACATAAGAGTCGTCGTATGCTAAGTTTTTACACGCTTCTCTGGTACAATACTGAACGTTATCAAATGTAAATTTGGAATGATAGCTGAACTCTCTCTCATAAATATTGTCGTCAATAATCAATTCATTAGGCAATTCAAAAAGTAGTCTTTGGTCAAATTTCAAATGCAAGATAGATTTTGTTTGCCATAAAGCAGCATGCCAGGAACTGATTTTTGGGTTGATGAACAATGATTTGTCATGACAAATTCTGTTGTAAACGTATTTATTTGTAATTTGTATTACAGGATGATTATTGCCTGTTCGAAATCCTAGAATCATCCCATTTCCATTTTCGTATGGATAGAGCGATGAATTCCATAACGCTCCAAAATTTCTAACACATTCCGCCAAATGTGTCAATATATGAACATTAAAAACCATGTTTTCTTCTCCATACAACTTCCCAAAATCACGAACAAATCGCTTTAATTGATTTTCGACCTTATCGATAGTTTTTTCTGCCAAGTAAACGTCTAATAATTGGTAAATGCAGCTTGAAAGCAACATGAAGTTATTCAAATATGCTTGCGGGAGAAGACCTATCATGCATGGATAAAAATAATGGAATAACATGTTTTCCCAATCACttgctttgtttttcttcaTATCTTCGATTTTACCCGGGTAACGAGAAAAGGAACTAGGCACTTTAATGTTTATCATCCGATATTCTACTTCTTTCAGCTTTTGGCCAACGTAATACGGCTTGGCATGATTGGCTGAAGCTGTGCAGAGCTCCCAAATTTGTCTCACCACACCGAGCAAAACACTATGCATGTAGTCGGGTGGGAAACCTAGAATATAAAGTTAGGCATAATTAAGTGTCACATAATAGGTTTTAAGAAGTTGATGTATCATATTACCTGCAACTATGTCAAAATAAGGAATCGATAGAAACACTGAGAGACCTTTGATTCCATTTATTGGCTTTCCTGTTTTGTGAGCTTCTATCATTTGACGTCTGGTCTCAGAGTGATTTCTGCATCGAGAGTTTTTGTAAGGATAACGTAATTGATTTCCGAGAACGATTTTCCCTTCGTGAAAACAGAGCGAGCAACCAAATTTCCCATTAAACTGAGTCGAGTTTTGTAATTTTGGTCTAGCCACGGAATCCAAACAGTTTTGAACAACGACAACTTTATATACTTCAGATCCTATGTTAATCCCATTACTCAACTCTATGATTTCTTTAcaaaattccttaaagaataaAGGTATGTTCGGCTCACCTTTGCTTAACCATATTGCAGCAAGTAACAAATTGTTTTTGTCAAATCGAATCCGTGGTGGGAGGTTATTGATCGTGAGAAATATTGGGTAGCAGGGTTTATTGATGCTCCAGCGATAAGCAGCAGCTCCATCAGTGTTAACTGATAGTGTAATTAGCTTTTCAGGAATTTTCGCTGATATTTGTTTGATGATTTTGCCTTGACTTATATCACTGACAGCTTCTGAACGAACTACTGTTTGATAATCGGAAATTTCTTTCTGATATTTGAGCATCGTTTCTCTTACCTGTTGTTCAATAGGAATAGTCATGAAAAAGTCGAAACTTTTGCTTCCACAATCAGGCAAGGGACAAACATCATTTCCAGTTGGGGCACATTTCCCGATGCAATATTGACATTCAGTGCAGAAATATATACGGTAATGATTATATGGATCGGGAAACGCGGCAGAAAACGTTTCGAAACTTTCGGCAAACAGTTTAAATCCTGCCATCACATTCAACATCCGGAGCAAATCTACTAATGCACTTTGAGTAAGATGATGTCTTATGAAATAATTAAGAACCATCAATTGAGCCTCTCCTACGGTCACTGATGATTCGAAtttaattttcttgtttttatcgGGAACAATCTAAGAAACAAATAAACAGGGATGGTAttacatattttcaaaaattgaacatTTTCGTCATACCGTCTCATTTAATTCAAAGCAGCTACTTTTTCCAAGTTCTGAATGATAGTCGATTCCTTCCTCACAGTTCCCATTTCCACCGGATGATGTAGAGATGTTTTCGGAAGAATCGATGAAACTGTCAGATTCTTCGAAAGTGTTTCGATTCGAACTCTCTTCTCTAATATCCTGTACATCATTACGAGGCGAAGATGATAGTTCTTCTGAATATCTAGAATTGTCAAATAGTGAACCTTCGTCTTCTGAGGCATGTTCTGGAAACGGCTGAGTTGGTTGCACGGAACGTGATGAATTATCATCAGATTGTGAGCTGCACGCTACGGTTTGTTTTTTTCGCTATAAGATATAAATTATGAGACCAAGCAATTGAGATAGACAAATAAAAGTTACCTTATGTCCATACTTGGAATGGAAGAATTCTTTCGCAACATAGTAATgtcttttatttcttttgacATCCATAACTATGCCTAATTGAAATAATCAACACGATGACAACATAAAAAGCAacgatttgacagtttttctTATCTAGCGCTATAAATCAGATGAGCCCATTCAATTTTATCAAAGGTCTCCTGTTAACTGGAAGTATGAAAACAGAGAACCTATTGCGGTTTTTGTCACATGGAATTGAGTGAATATGTCCAACAGTTGAAATCGCCCTATCAAACGAATACTGGATACCAAATGAGAAAACATCAAAgtgtttatatttattatacGAGGTGTTAACGAATGTTGCGCGTGAAATTTACAATGTTGACAGTTTGAAGCAGCATTAGTGATGATCGATTTCCATCCGAGTGAAATAAAATCGATTAATtgctttgttttattttatgtttAACTCGCCTTGACGAAGCCGTGCTCTGCCATCTGGTGGAGatggacgtgtgcgtgaaatcaccgTATTTCGACATTATGAAGATAGgaagtaccgtaatccgggggaacattgatcatttttttaattgttttgtaaatatttcccccGTAAATGAAATCAtagcttttttcatatttttaaaacgagtactgctacatgtagaacgtataaggctgttgttcttgattatttgataattttaaacttggtttaaaaatgttttttgtagagttttttgattttttaattcttcaaTCAATCATTTATCTGTACAGAAAGTGTATGCTAACGCCTTAAAGTAGGCTATTATAGTTGAAACCTCTTACGCTGAAGGGATGTTTATCAATTATTTCGAGAAAtacaccatcaccgctagtggaatTATCTGGTGTTTCGTCAATATAAGtcataattttgaaacaaattataTGAACtaaccaagaaaataagattgctTATCACATAACTATAGGTACGagcctatttttttttgttattatacttGTTTTAAGTGCTTTTTTGCTAGCTTGCtgtgagttcaaaaattaatgttgattttattgttcaaattttgacgaaaaataaatccaaattcatccgaaggttatatcattcagcagcaaatttagtcaagtttaagatacctaactcacaataagtaattgtgataacaggaaatagtattttattcatttcttgaaaatggtgaaactgatcaatgttaccccgatgatcaatgttcccccgcaATACGGTATATTTTATAAtacattttaaatgtttttaacagtgatatgttgaaaacttttaatTACGTATGGTTAGAGTTTCGGAAAACCACATGTTAGGCTATTTGTCAACACATGTTTTGATgtgggactacgtctgtgttttctatattgcgGTACATTTttgggggtctccagtagccttgcgagcaaaggcgtaggattgccattccggagatggcgagttcgattatcggtccggtctaggatgttttcgggttggaaactttctcgacaccctgggcatagtgtatccttgtacttgccacacaagatacatactcatgcaatggctggcaaagaaaagctttctattaattaattaatttaattaaattaataataaCTCAGTAAACTATTGTGTATACCGAAAACTCAGTAATTATTTTTACCAAAAGTCATGCCATTAAACATCAATCATTACCGAAAACTCAGTACCAAAAATTACTGTAgactgtaatttttgaaaaacattgcAGTTATACAATAGAACGTAAACTACAATCGGCAAATTAGAATTATCATAATGGACAACAAAATAatcgattaaacataatcgtATAATCGAATAAACATAATCGTATAATCGATTATCTGAAAACATAGAACATCCCTAAGTTCACTTCATGTCACAAATAAACTTGTAACCACGAAAAACGTGTCGGCTACTGCgtgataaatttttgaaaatcgtttgtaaatcgcgaaaaattaaaaatgggcCGTAAAAAAACAACGGCGGCAAAAAAAGTGTGCTGCGAAGTGCTACAAATAATAACATTGCATTTGTGGTGGAAACTCTTCCGGAATTGAAGGTAAGACAATTTGATCAATTGTGACCATAACCTAATTGATTTCAAACTTTTAGGAACCAGCGAAACCATCGGCGGAAAAAATTGCCAAACTGGATCCAGAGTTTATTGATCTTCAGGATAACGTATCTGCCACCGATTTGCTGGTAGACCCGAAAATCGGCTTGGATTCATACTTGGAAGGAACTGGTACAGACACGGACGAAGACTATTTGCCAGAGATGCCAACCCCGAATAAACCGCTTATCCGGACGTACTGCCGCAGAAGAACAATCGACGATTTGATGGCCGACTGGGACATTGAAACGCAGAATATACCTATCGTGATGGAAAAGAGTTTGGAAGAATTAGCTACTTCAGACAGCAGCGAGCGGCATGGtaagttatttgttttattcTTCAGAGATAATAACCCATTGATTATTTTTTAGGATGCTCTTGTGGAATGGCCGAACAAGCAAAAAAGTACAAAGCTTTGTACGAATCGCTGCTGAAAGAGAAAGTATCCAATGACGGGGACCACCATGAGTCATCCGGTAAATTGAATTTAATCCGCTAAATTGTAATCAACAGGTAATTTGAAACAATGGTCTACTTTTTCAGATACGTCCGAAAACGCTAAGAAAAAGGAGAAGCATAAACTGACGGCAGAAAATGCTAAACTAGCAGCACAAAACGCCAAGTTACAAGAAGCACTTACGTCGAAGCTTCTGCCAGAGCCAGAAGCTCCTTTTAAAAACGTCACGGGTAATTTCCTGGATCCGGATTTGCTGCGGCAGCTTTCAATCGAAGCCGAAACGGATTATCTTTTTGTTAAATTCGTTATGTTAAGATTGTGGCCAGATGGATTCTTCGGGCGATCTGTAACAGGTCGTCCATCTAATAATCCTTCTGGTCGGTCAAAACCAACTACAACATCTCAAAACGGAACTGTAAACGAGGGAACAACTTGCGATGCTGGCAGTTCCATCGTAAATACTCCATGTCGCGGAAAGAATATGGAAAATGCAACGCAGGCTCCCAAGCAACCTCTTGAGAAGGAAGAGGTGGAGTTTGTTTTTTGTAAGTATTGTAAAGAAATATGCTTTTTTGTGTGTATGTTACGAATATTTATTTCCATTTTTCAGCTTGCCTGTATCAACGCCGCATTTTTTTGCGAGATGATAGTTTGACCGCCCAAGTTCATGCCAAAGCCGGCAAATCGCTCATGACACGAGTTATTGCGAATGCTTCGCgtaaacattaatttttatattcGCCTTCATTACCGTTTGAGCCGAAACGTgttcaatattttaatttgtttttattatacgtaattatatttgttaaatCTCTATTACCGCAGTATGCAGGTGCAGAAATGATAAAATAGAGCTGTTACATGAACAatgtttttattacttcaaaagaaCCGAAAATGTATTTGTTATCAGTAAGTACACAAAGGATCAAATCGATAACTAAATTTGTTATCAAATTAGGTAAAAGGTCTAGCTGTCGTCCTTAAGAAATGATAACTTAATGATAGCAAAATATATTATTAAGCAGAGAAATATGTGTTACAGAATATGTTATCATCATGAACTCAATGATAACTAAGTTTGTTATCGTTATAATATTTGAGGAATAAAATTATGTTATTATTtctgttatgttggctgttaattcaggcaaattgataacaaactctgttatCGAAACAAGTGATAACCGGGTAGCagagtttgttattatttagctATTCTTTTTTGCTCGggtttgtcgaccaaattttatgaaatttggcaacaatattttttgctatgcaaagaatgtttaggccaaattagaGCATAGTCAGTCTTAAAAAACCCCTTGccgataatagaacaaaacctgccaaaaccgtcatttcccctactttAGTTATGCAAATGATAACCCTGCAAGAAATTTCTGATGCACATGTCTCTCATAAACACAAGAAATCTTGTGAGCTCACTGAAAATGACAGCAGTGAAAGCATAATTACATTTATCCGCCTAGTTTTTAACTTACATATATCCATTTTGAAATCGTGTTTTAGAATTACCTGAAAAGAAAAGACAAATATAGCGTTAATgattttagaagaaaaaatagGGGAAGCTGGTCGGTTGCCGGCAATGGTCGGGTGTCGGGTCTATATAAGCACGTTGTTTTTGTGCCGACTATCGATCCAAACATTTGCCCAAGTTTcgtaacaaagaaaaaaaaatcaagtgaaAACCTactcagaagtttttttttcggttattTGCTTAGTGTTACAGAACGAAGTAAAACGATCAAAAAGATAAATTTACTCTAATTTGTGATTCTTTATTGCA
Encoded proteins:
- the LOC134208880 gene encoding uncharacterized protein LOC134208880; this encodes MPTPNKPLIRTYCRRRTIDDLMADWDIETQNIPIVMEKSLEELATSDSSERHGCSCGMAEQAKKYKALYESLLKEKVSNDGDHHESSDTSENAKKKEKHKLTAENAKLAAQNAKLQEALTSKLLPEPEAPFKNVTGNFLDPDLLRQLSIEAETDYLFVKFVMLRLWPDGFFGRSVTGRPSNNPSGRSKPTTTSQNGTVNEGTTCDAGSSIVNTPCRGKNMENATQAPKQPLEKEEVEFVFSCLYQRRIFLRDDSLTAQVHAKAGKSLMTRVIANASRKH